TGTTCTGAGCAGACCAGATGTTGAATTCCGAACCAGTCACAAAGTCGGATAATCGTACCCATATTTCCCGGATCTTGAACATCGTCCAGAACCAAAATCCAATCACTCGAAACTACCTTTTTTGGCTCTGGTATATGAAAAACTCCAAGAACGCCATTTGGGTTGGTTAGACTGCTCATTTGCGCTAGTTCCCTGGCCGAAATCAATGTCACCATATCAGTCAAAACATTCGATGCTATTGGTGTAGAAGCAAATATTTTATGAACCTTAAAATCGGAATTCAAAACCTCCTCTACAGCTTTAATTCCCTCCACAATAAAAAGTCCATGTTGAGTTCGGTACTTTTTTTGATGTAAGCTTTTTATTAGTTTCAATTCACTTTTAACAACCATTCAAATAATGTATTTTTGATTTCTATGAGGACGGTAGTGTGCCAAAAAAACAACATAGCTAAATTAAGCTTATTATCGCTACTGGCAATAATTACCTTTTCCTGTAACTCCCTAAAAAAAGTGGCTGACGACGAGCTTTTGGTCGTTAAGAACGAAATTCTTGTAGATTCAATAAAAATTAATAATGAGGAGTTAGAAAGTCTTATTTATCAAAAACCCAATACGGCTATTTTAGGCTATCCCCTTCGTTTAAATCTTTATAATCTTGCGAAGGAAAATCCAGATTCCCTGTATCAGGATTGGTTGTATCGCAAAGAAAATAGGAAAGAAAGACTGGACAAATTTCTTTCTCCAAAACAAGTAGAACGCCTGGGCGAATCCTTCTTGGTAAAGGGGCTGAGTGTTTGGCTTAAGGACATTGGGGAAGCCCCGGTCGTCTTGGATACCTCCAGAACTAGAAGAAGTTTAGAGCGTTTAAGCGCCTATTATGACAGCAAAGGATACTTTAACAACAGCACAACGTACAACATCGATTCAATGGGTCGAAAACAAAGGGCTAAAGTAAGCTATCAGATTTCCCTGGATAAGCCTTTCATTTTAGATTCCATAAGTAATGAAATTTCTTCCAAAGCTATCGACTCTCTATATTTCATCAATTCGAACAATTCCTTTATTAAAGAAGGAAAACAATTTAATCTAGATGATTTTAACAATGAAAGGGAACGACTAACGGAAATTTTTAGAAATAATGGAATTCGCAATTTTCAAGAGAGTTCCATCACATTTGATATCATTAGGGACACCACCCGATTGTCCGATGATCAGAAAATG
This sequence is a window from Maribacter aestuarii. Protein-coding genes within it:
- a CDS encoding TrmH family RNA methyltransferase translates to MKLIKSLHQKKYRTQHGLFIVEGIKAVEEVLNSDFKVHKIFASTPIASNVLTDMVTLISARELAQMSSLTNPNGVLGVFHIPEPKKVVSSDWILVLDDVQDPGNMGTIIRLCDWFGIQHLVCSEHTVDCYNPKVLQATMGSITRVNIVYLDLAEFLQSVQLPIYGSFMSGTSISQTKLPEKGVLIMGNEGKGISGRIKEFCEHTIAIPQYGSKTAESLNVATATSILLNEIRRE